A single genomic interval of Penicillium psychrofluorescens genome assembly, chromosome: 2 harbors:
- a CDS encoding uncharacterized protein (ID:PFLUO_003530-T1.cds;~source:funannotate) — MADAHVTLRTRKFIRNPLLARKQMVVDVLHPNRPNVSKDELREKLADLYKSNKDQVSVFGFRTQYGGGKSTGFALVYDSQEALKKFEPHYRLVRIGAGTKIEKPSRQQRKQRKNRSKKFRGTAKVKGPKKSKD, encoded by the exons ATGGCCGACGCTCACGTTACCCTGCGGACTCGCAAGTTCATCCGCAACCCTCTGCTGGCCCGCAAGCAGATGGTCGT GGACGTCCTCCACCCCAACCGCCCCAACGTCTCCAAGGATGAGCTCcgcgagaagctggccgaCCTGTACAAGTCCAACAAGGACCAGGTGTCCGTCTTCGGGTTCCGCACGCAGTACGGTGGTGGCAAGAGCACCGGCTTCGCTCTGGTCTACGACTCGCAGGAGGCCCTGAAGAAGTTCGAGCCTCACTACCGCCTGGTCCGCATCGGTGCCGGCACGAAGATCGAGAAGCCCAGCCGACAGCAGC GCAAGCAACGGAAGAACCGCTCCAAGAAGTTCCGTGGTACCGCCAAGGTCAAGGGCcccaagaagagcaaggacTAA
- a CDS encoding uncharacterized protein (ID:PFLUO_003531-T1.cds;~source:funannotate) has protein sequence MAHPYYSEKVDLSQDSSLSGPRSMRRINHHELSDRRNSNCISPVSELDSKHRNPQRRRVPVACGRCRRRKIKCSGDNGDGHACSNCRSAGNTDCQFLRMKAKTFNEMHEMLVTSNGWQYSMGSSLADSPRLGIYAAHAPGKPTLLSMGSPQTRMGGVVHSAEYDAGAINVQHGFPRLSVGADHSLHYDDEQSANYSTQSQHNMLPSSIMDYGASAWSPKAWNSMFSINRGTTGGCIYPDSETNGSISGYNYMLPSQGIPVTEMSQLPMTSASSAGASGITLPTPTCRSQQLQTGLTSLPEGISNLPLSSEYKNSFWNARCDTSPTQRAIPMLPSNDTSFSTSPSSTRIKTDTNNVSDLTFGYLPMPTTADNTTPSLSSGAPSVPSSASSSHCPYSGLEQIDSSSSSPTDTRMARSFSSDHRSNNNSGQQRLLDLNADCNLGIYGYSSSERSKRSSTDARDTRCSASTLLNGLPYTRVRHPDPPNGAFPFNLMPTDSLAEYPRAGAVNMNRPSVSPLGNQSY, from the exons ATGGCTCATCCGTACTATTCTGAGAAAGTCGATCTTTCTCAAGACTCGTCACTTTCTGGTCCTCGTTCGATGCGGAGGATAAACCATCATGAGCTGAGTGACCGACGCAACAGCAACTGCATTAGTCCCGTATCCGAGTTGGACAGCAAGCATCGCAATCCCCAGAGACGCCGGGTTCCTGTCGCA TGCGGCCGGTGCCGGCGGAGAAAGATCAAATGCAGCGGCGACAATGGCGACGGCCACGCCTGCTCCAACTGCCGGAGTGCAGGCAATACGGACTGCCAGTTCTTGCGA ATGAAAGCCAAGACATTCAATGAGATGCATGAGATGCTTGTCACTTCCAATGGATGGCAATACTCCATGGGATCCTCACTTGCGGACTCGCCCAGGCTGGGGATATACGCAGCCCACGCACCAGGCAAACCCACACTTCTCTCGATGGGCTCGCCTCAAACACGGATGGGTGGAGTTGTTCATTCGGCCGAATACGATGCGGGTGCAATCAATGTCCAGCATGGATTCCCGCGCTTGTCAGTTGGTGCAGACCATTCTCTTCACTACGACGATGAGCAGTCGGCCAACTACAGTACTCAATCACAGCATAACAtgctgcccagcagcatcatgGACTACGGAGCATCCGCATGGAGTCCCAAGGCATGGAATTCCATGTTCAGCATCAACAGAGGCACCACCGGCGGATGTATCTACCCCGATTCCGAAACCAATGGCTCTATTTCTGGATACAACTACATGCTTCCCAGCCAGGGAATTCCGGTCACAGAGATGTCTCAGTTACCTATGACATCTGCCTCGTCAGCAGGAGCCTCCGGAATAACTCTCCCCACGCCGACATGTCGGAGCCAGCAACTTCAGACCGGACTGACCAGTCTTCCCGAGGGCATCTCCAACTTGCCTCTATCATCAGAATACAAGAACTCCTTCTGGAATGCCCGGTGCGACACATCTCCCACCCAACGAGCAATCCCCATGCTCCCCAGCAACGACACCTCCTTCAGCACGAGTCCCTCATCCACCCGCATCAAGACCGACACCAATAATGTCTCCGACCTCACCTTCGGATACCTCCCGATGCCAACCACGGCCGACAACAccactccctctctctcctcgggCGCACCATCTGTACCATCCTCCGCGAGCAGCAGCCACTGCCCCTACTCAGGCCTGGAGCAGATTGactcctcgtcttcctcgccaacaGACACTCGCATGGCACGCAGTTTCTCTAGTGACCACAGaagcaacaacaacagtgGCCAGCAACGTCTCTTGGATCTGAACGCAGACTGCAACCTGGGGATATACGGGTATTCCAGCAGTGAACGGAGTAAAAGGAGCAGCACCGACGCCCGCGATACTCGTTGCTCGGCTTCGACGTTGTTGAACGGTCTGCCCTACACCCGAGTCCGGCATCCTGATCCGCCCAACGGGGCGTTTCCGTTCAACCTCATGCCCACAGACTCGCTGGCGGAGTATCCCCGTGCAGGGGCTGTGAATATGAATCGGCCTTCTGTTTCTCCTTTGGGGAATCAAAGCTATTGA